In the genome of Metabacillus litoralis, the window TGTTTTTTGCCCGCTTCGACAAGCTTAGGAATTTGATCGCCCTCACCATCTAATGTTTTCGTCCATTCAACACCTGCAAAAAGGTTACGTGAAGAAGCCATCAGAGTTGTTAGTACCATTTCTTTTACTGCATTTGCATTCGCACCAGGAGTATTGAATACAACAATACCTTGCTCTGTGCATTTATCAACTGGAATATTGTTTACGCCCGCACCTGCACGTGCAATAGCTTTTAAGTTGTTTGCAAATTCCATTGAATGCATGTTAAAGCTGCGAAGAACAATTGCATCAGGGTTTTCACTATTATTGTCGATAGCGTAATTACCTTTGTTAAATACATTTAAACCGACTTCCGCAATGTTATTTAACGTTTTAATTGTCTTTACTTTTTCTAATGTTGTTGTACTCATCTTTCGATCTCCTCTTTTCATCAGGTAAGTTTTCAAATTTTATGAATATTTTCATTTTAATAGAATAATGGAATTATAACATAGTTTACTCGAATTATCCTCTCCTATTAAACAGAAAAAGGCAAGGGGAGATTTCCCTTACCTTTGCCCAGGCGAACGGCTTCGACACTATGTGCTCCCTCACGGTTATCCGCGTTTCGCCAGTTACACATAGCCTTTGAATTAAATACATTTTAACACAATTCGCGTGAACTTCAACATTAATTTTAAGAATATTCTTGTTTAAACTTTTGAGTACTAATCCCTGTCATTTTATACTCAATAATTAAACGTTTACAAAATACTACCTCTAGTTTCTACCTTTTTTATATTGCATCATTTCCTGGGGAAGCGCAAATACTGACTTATTTCTCCAATCTTTTTAACATCTAGTAAAGATTATGAAGATTATGAGTCAGTAAAAATATACTTTGCGGTTACCTCCATCAATTTCTCAATCTGATGTTTATCTTTGCTGAACTTTGATGAAGTTACTAGTCTATTTTTTTCGTCAAAGTACTTTCCGGTAACTGATTGTAACTCAGGTGATGTTGCTAAATATAAGTATGTTTGAGCCATTTCATCGGGAGAGAGGGAAAACTTACTTTTTATTGAATACATAAACTTCATAAGTTGAGATAAGTTTGGATAACGTTCAATATCAATTTTCACATTGGTTACTCTTATACAATTCACTGTAATTTTTGTGTTTTTCAACTTATCGGAAAGCCAATATGTGTACATCACTTGAGCAAGTTTTGATTGATAATACGCTGTTTCAACTCGAAAATTCTCGTTCGTAAATTCAGGATTAGCATAATTGATTTTTAAAAACGGGTGTAAAACTAAACCTTGTGATGCAATTGTAATAATTCGACCTTGTTCACTTTGTTTTAGTTTATCTAGTAATAGTTCTGTCAACAAAACAGGTCCAACGTGGTTTGTTGCCCAAACAGTTTCGATGTTTTCATCTGAATATTGAGGTGCTTTTCTACTTATATCAAAATCAGCTGCATTGTGAATAAGAACGTCGATGTGGCTGTGATTAGATATTAATTCATTAACTGCAGATCTAATACAACGTTGAGAACTCATATCTAGTAGTAATAATTCCGCAGAATTGCTCTTACTTTTCTCCTTGATTTCTTTTAATGCAGCCAAACCTCTTTTTTCATCTCTGCAACCGATAATAATTTTCACCCCATGTTTTGCTAGTTGAATGGCTGCAGCTTTTCCAATACCCGAATTTCCACCAGTTATTAAGCATGTTTTGCTGGCCATACTTTCACTCCTTTTACTTGGCAAAACTTCTTTAATAAAATTACATCTTCATTATTTCGAAATAACATAACTGACAATTAGTTAACATAATATTATTATTAATTATAGATGGGGAATACTTTACTATTTCACCAGCCAATGATCTGGTGTTTTTATACCAAGTGGTAACCTCGTATCACGATTTCCATTAGCGGAATTTATTTGAGCTTGTGTTAGAAAAATACATCCCGTTAAATTTGCTCCACTTAAGTTTGCATCACGTAAATCTGCACCAAGAAGGTCAGTTGCTCTCATATCAGCTTCTCTTAAATCAGCTGCAATAAGCAGTGCTCCTCTTAAATTTGCTCCTTTTAGGTTAGCTTTTCTTAACTTCGCACCTATAAAATCACTTCTTTTTTCATGTCTTTTTTGAGCTTTGTTTGCTTGTGAACGGACTAGCTCACTTACCTTTTTTAGTAACTCACTCACACCAGCTCTATGGACATGGAGATTCAACTCGAGTATAGACTTAGGATTTTGAGCAGTGAGAGCCTCCGTTTTCTCAAGCATATCTCTTAGATTTTTATAAATAGGTTTAGCTTCGGCTCGCTGTAATGCTTCTGTTAAATAACAAAGCATTTCATGAAGCTGCTGCATAATTGGAAACACATCGTACATTTCTTTCGCTATTGCTGGGTGTCCACGCCAATCTTTCCCTTTATATGTCATTTGGGAAACCTTCTGTCCTGCCCCAAAGCATTCATAAACTGTACACCCGCGATATCCTGTATTTCGTAAGTTTTTATGAATTTTACAGCGATAATCTTCTTGAAGATTTTCACATGGCGATCCACTAGCTTTATCTTTAGCAAAGTCTGCTGATTTTGCATAAGGTAAGGCCACACAACAAAGCCCAAAACAATTTACACAATCAGCGCTATATTTTTCACTAATTAGTAGTTTCGTAGACAAGAATTACACTTCCTTTTAAAAACCTCATTATATCTAAAATTACCTTGCAATAATACCATATAATAACAATTGCAGGTATAGATTATCACTAACTTGTAAATAAAAATGTTTCAGCCTCAAGGATAAATGCCTTCTTAACTTTAATACTTGAACCAATAGTAATAGCTTAATGGAACAATACTTACTAACATTATGAATCTAATATGCTTTCTTTTTTCCTTACTTTCAGAGTTGATTCTACCAAAGAAAAAATATAGCGATCCTAAAATAAATACAACATAGACTAGAATTTTTAGAAAAATATCCATTGTTCCTCCTTAACCTAAAAAAGAAAGCTATCAAATTGAGAGCTTTCTTTACATATAATTCAAGCTTAGGCCAATATAAATACATGCAGTTACGGCAATAAATCCAGAGAAAAATAACCCCTTATGTAACCTGGACCAATTTTTCATCCAGCCCCATCTCTTTTGTTCAACATCAAGCCAAAAGAAATCAATGACAATGGCTGCGATTAATATAAGATAAACAGTAAATGCCCCCATCTGCATTGGAAAACCTCCTACCATTTAGAGCTTTTTCCATTATAACATTTATTGTAATATTTTCCAAATTCTAAAGTTACCCATTCAATTACCAAACAAAAAATCCTTTTGAAACTCATTTTTTTTTTTATATAGTCTTCCCATAATCATAGTATGATAATATTGTCCATCAGATAGCAGCTTATCATTTTTTAGTATGCCTTCTACTTCAAAACCGAATTTTTTGTAAAGCTCAATTGCGGTAACATTGGTTTCTAAAACACTAAGCGTTACTTTCTTGATACCAGTAGAATCAGCCCATTTTAGAGATTCACCTAAAAGATTTCTTCCAATACCATATCCCCAAAATTCCTTTAACACACAAATTCCAAATTCCACTTTATGAGCTAATCTTTTCAACTCACTTCCCTCACATCGTGAAAAACCTACAATTTTATTATTTACTTCAACGACCAAAAAAAGGTTGCATTGCTTTTCAGTATCTTCTTTTATTAACTGTTTAAAACCAGCTTCATCTATATATGCTTCACCGGGTTCTCTGTCTAGATTTTCCGTTTCACCATCAATCCTAACTCTCAGTTCTGATAAGACGAATGCATCGTTTTCTTCTGCAGATCTTATCATATACTTCAATTGATTTTGTTCAAATTCTTGTTGCTTTATCTTCATTTTTATTTCCCTCCAATTGCTGTTAACTCATAAAATTTAAACTTGATCAATAGTTACGATTTTAAGAACTGGTCCAATCGCTAATAGTGTGAAAACCCACTCCCACCCTATAATTTATCGGGCAATGCCCACTACCACACATCCAATCCCTCCTGCAATTCCACTTGAAAGCAATGAGGAAAAGGCGATAATCCAAGGTGAAACCTCAGGTGATTAGTTGTAAAAACTAGCAGCTAAGAATGTCGGCAGCCATGTCCACATCGCATGCAATTCTCACATATGCCCGAAATACCCATAGTTTGCTAGCATTACAGGTCTTTTTTTACAACTTGATGAATAAATGTTATGGAAAAAGAAGTTTTTGTCGGAGTTATTGGTGGGCAAAAATCCATTGTTGAGTTAATTATAGCGAATTTATTTAGCCGAAATAAGGTAGTGGTTTTTTTTGAGACACATTGTGCTGTCCCGATTCTCCTTCTATCGAGACATATCATGCTTGCTTTTCACATTTTCTGTCCCAATTCCCCATGTATCGAGACACTTCTTGCTTGCTTCTCACGTTTTCTGTCCCGATTCCCCTTATATCGAGACACATCATACTTGCTTCTACCAGTTTCTGTCCCGATCCCACATGTATCGAGACATATCTTGCTTGCTTCTCACGTTTTCTGTCCCGATTCTCCTTATATCGAGACACATCTTGCTTGCTTCTCACGTTTTCTGTCCCGATTCCTCATGTATCGAGACACTTCATGCTTGTTTTCTAACAGTTTCTGTCCCGATTCTCCCTCTATCGAGACACATTATGCTTGCTTCTCACATTTTCTGTCCCGTTTCTCCTTCTATCGAGACATATCATGCTTGTTTCTACCAGTTTCTGTCCCGATTCCTCATGTATCGAGACACTTCATGCTTGCCTCTCACGTTTTCTGTCCCGATTCCCCATGTATCGAGACACTTCATACTTGTTTCAACCAGGTTCTGTCCTGTTTCTCCCTCTATCGAGACACTTCATACTTGCTTCTACCAGTTTCCGTCCCAATTCCCCATGTATCGAGACACTTCTTGCTTGCTTCTACCAGTTTCTGTCCCGATTCCCCATGTATCGAGACACTTCATACTTGCTTCCACCAGTTTCTGTCCCGATTCTCCTTCTATCGAGACACATCATGCTTGCCTCTCACGTTTTCTGTCCCGATTCCCCATGTATCGAGACACTTCTTGCTTGCTTCTACCAGTTTCTGTCCCGATTCTCCCTCTATCGAGACACTTCTTGCTTGCTTCTACCAGTTTCTGTCCCGATTCTCCTCCTATCGAGACACTTCTTGCTTGCCTCTCACGTTTTCTGTCCCGATTCTCCTTCTATCGAGACATATCATGCTTGTTTCTACCAGTTTCTGTCCCGATTCTCCCTCTATCGAGACACATTATGCTTGCTTCTACCAGTTTCTGTCCCGATTCCCCATGTATCGAGACACTTCATGTTTGCTTCAACCAGTTTCTCTCCCGATTCTCCTCCTATAGAGACACATCATGCTTGCCTCTCACGTTTTCTGTCCCGATTCCCCAT includes:
- a CDS encoding SDR family NAD(P)-dependent oxidoreductase, which produces MASKTCLITGGNSGIGKAAAIQLAKHGVKIIIGCRDEKRGLAALKEIKEKSKSNSAELLLLDMSSQRCIRSAVNELISNHSHIDVLIHNAADFDISRKAPQYSDENIETVWATNHVGPVLLTELLLDKLKQSEQGRIITIASQGLVLHPFLKINYANPEFTNENFRVETAYYQSKLAQVMYTYWLSDKLKNTKITVNCIRVTNVKIDIERYPNLSQLMKFMYSIKSKFSLSPDEMAQTYLYLATSPELQSVTGKYFDEKNRLVTSSKFSKDKHQIEKLMEVTAKYIFTDS
- a CDS encoding pentapeptide repeat-containing protein, whose translation is MSTKLLISEKYSADCVNCFGLCCVALPYAKSADFAKDKASGSPCENLQEDYRCKIHKNLRNTGYRGCTVYECFGAGQKVSQMTYKGKDWRGHPAIAKEMYDVFPIMQQLHEMLCYLTEALQRAEAKPIYKNLRDMLEKTEALTAQNPKSILELNLHVHRAGVSELLKKVSELVRSQANKAQKRHEKRSDFIGAKLRKANLKGANLRGALLIAADLREADMRATDLLGADLRDANLSGANLTGCIFLTQAQINSANGNRDTRLPLGIKTPDHWLVK
- a CDS encoding GNAT family N-acetyltransferase, giving the protein MKIKQQEFEQNQLKYMIRSAEENDAFVLSELRVRIDGETENLDREPGEAYIDEAGFKQLIKEDTEKQCNLFLVVEVNNKIVGFSRCEGSELKRLAHKVEFGICVLKEFWGYGIGRNLLGESLKWADSTGIKKVTLSVLETNVTAIELYKKFGFEVEGILKNDKLLSDGQYYHTMIMGRLYKKKNEFQKDFLFGN